One Lepus europaeus isolate LE1 chromosome 7, mLepTim1.pri, whole genome shotgun sequence DNA segment encodes these proteins:
- the BUD13 gene encoding BUD13 homolog isoform X1, protein MAAAPPLSKAEYLKRYLSGPDAGVDGASNSGRKRRKKRPKPSGAGGKGMRIVDDDVSWTAISTTKPEKEEEDDGDLPVVAEFVDERPEEVKQMEAFRSSAKWKLLGGHDEDLPSQGRFRHNSPDPSPPRRIHDDTSDPSSPRRVRHDTPDHSPPRRIRHDTPDPSPPRRIRHDTPDPSPRRARHDTPDPSPPRRARHDTPDPSPPRRARHDTPDPSPPRRARHDTLDPSPPRRARHDTPDPSPPRRARHDTPDPSPPRRARHDTPDPSPPRKPSAVFPRRTRRDSPDPSPSRRTSHNSSDISSSRRAPDSSPDASQPRKILGTSDTGQLRGARHNSPNSAPDVTHSVSKTKSKKGPERASSKTSPPWNEPQTSHSLLPKKSKYECDSDLSPPRKRQAKSHFGDKQPLDSKGDCRKASDSDLSPPRRKHPRPPDSDSDLSPPRNRPQHRSSDSDLSPPRRKRGTRSPDSDLSPPRRSQPPGKRAAHMYSGAKTGLVLTNVEQEQQELKKQDQETLAFEAQFQFAETVFRDKFGRKRNLKLERLEERRKAEKDMERNEQYARWGKGLAQDRQQQQNVEDAIKEMQKPLARYIDDEDLDRMLREQEREGDPMANFIKKSKAKESKNKKVRPRYNGPAPPPNRFNIWPGYRWDGVDRSNGFEQKRFARLASKKAVEELAYKWSVEDM, encoded by the exons AATGCGGATTGTGGATGATGATGTGAGCTGGACAGCTATCTCTACCACTAAaccagaaaaggaggaagaagatgatGGAGATTTGCCTGTG GTGGCTGAGTTTGTGGATGAACGGCCGGAAGAGGTCAAACAGATGGAGGCCTTTCGCTCCAGTGCCAAATGGAAGCTCCTAGGAG GTCACGATGAAGACCTACCTTCACAAGGGCGTTTCCGTCACAACAGCCCGGATCCTTCTCCTCCCAGGAGAATCCATGATGACACCTCGGATCCATCTTCTCCCAGGAGGGTCCGTCACGACACCCCCGATCATTCCCCTCCCAGAAGAATCCGTCACGACACCCCCGATCCTTCCCCACCCAGGAGAATCCGTCACGACACTCCAGATCCTTCTCCCAGGAGGGCCCGTCACGACACCCCGGATCCTTCTCCTCCCAGGAGGGCCCGTCACGACACCCCGGATCCTTCCCCTCCCAGGAGGGCCCGTCACGACACCCCGGATCCTTCCCCTCCCAGGAGAGCCCGTCACGACACCCTGGATCCTTCCCCTCCCAGGAGGGCCCGTCACGACACCCCGGATCCTTCCCCTCCCAGGAGGGCCCGTCACGACACCCCGGATCCTTCCCCTCCCAGGAGGGCCCGTCACGACACCCCGGATCCTTCTCCTCCCAGGAAGCCTTCAGCTGTGTTTCCTAGGAGAACCCGTCGTGATTCACCAGATCCATCTCCTTCTAGGAGGACGTCTCATAATTCCTCAGATATTTCTTCCTCCAGAAGGGCCCCTGACAGCTCCCCTGATGCTTCCCAACCTAGGAAAATTCTCGGCACCTCTGACACAGGGCAGCTCAGGGGGGCCCGGCACAATTCCCCCAATTCGGCACCTGATGTCACTCACTCAGTGTCCAAAACCAAAAGTAAGAAAGGCCCAGAAAGAGCATCTAGCAAGACTTCTCCACCTTGGAATGAGCCACAGACCTCTCATTCATTACTCCCGAAGAAGAGCAAATATGAGTGTGACTCGGATCTCTCTCCGCCACGAAAAAGACAGGCAAAATCCCACTTTGGAGATAAGCAGCCGCTTGATTCTAAAG GTGACTGCCGGAAAGCCTCTGATTCCGATCTTTCTCCTCCACGGCGTAAACATCCGAGGCCTCCGGATTCTGATTCAGATCTGTCTCCTCCACGGAATAGACCTCAGCACCGAAGCTCTGATTCTGACCTCTCTCCACCAAGGAGGAAACGGGGGACCAGGTCTCCTGATTCGGATCTGTCTCCACCCAGGAGAAGTCAGCCTCCCGGAAAGCGG GCTGCACACATGTATTCTGGAGCTAAAACTGGGTTGGTGTTAACTAATGTAGAGCAAGAACAGCAGGAGCTCAAGAAACAGGACCAAGAAACCCTGGCATTTGAAG CTCAATTCCAGTTTGCTGAAACCGTATTTCGAGATAAATTTGGTCGTAAGAGGAATTTGAAACTGGAACGtttggaggagaggagaaaagcgGAGAAGGACATGGAGAGAAATGAGCAGTACGCACGATGGGGAAAAGG GCTTGCCCAGGACCGGCAACAGCAGCAGAATGTGGAGGATGCAATCAAGGAGATGCAGAAGCCTCTGGCCCGCTATATTGACGATGAAGATCTGGATCGGATGCtgagagaacaagaaagagaaggagacccCATGGCCAACTTCATCAAAAAGAGTAAGGCCAAGGAGAGCAAGAATAAGAAAG TGCGACCTCGCTACAATGGCCCAGCACCTCCTCCCAACAGATTCAATATCTGGCCTGGATATCGCTGGGATGGAGTGGACAG ATCCAATGGATTTGAACAGAAGCGCTTTGCCAGGCTTGCCagcaagaaggcagtggaagagctTGCCTACAAGTGGAGCGTTGAGGATATGTGA
- the BUD13 gene encoding BUD13 homolog isoform X2, giving the protein MRIVDDDVSWTAISTTKPEKEEEDDGDLPVVAEFVDERPEEVKQMEAFRSSAKWKLLGGHDEDLPSQGRFRHNSPDPSPPRRIHDDTSDPSSPRRVRHDTPDHSPPRRIRHDTPDPSPPRRIRHDTPDPSPRRARHDTPDPSPPRRARHDTPDPSPPRRARHDTPDPSPPRRARHDTLDPSPPRRARHDTPDPSPPRRARHDTPDPSPPRRARHDTPDPSPPRKPSAVFPRRTRRDSPDPSPSRRTSHNSSDISSSRRAPDSSPDASQPRKILGTSDTGQLRGARHNSPNSAPDVTHSVSKTKSKKGPERASSKTSPPWNEPQTSHSLLPKKSKYECDSDLSPPRKRQAKSHFGDKQPLDSKGDCRKASDSDLSPPRRKHPRPPDSDSDLSPPRNRPQHRSSDSDLSPPRRKRGTRSPDSDLSPPRRSQPPGKRAAHMYSGAKTGLVLTNVEQEQQELKKQDQETLAFEAQFQFAETVFRDKFGRKRNLKLERLEERRKAEKDMERNEQYARWGKGLAQDRQQQQNVEDAIKEMQKPLARYIDDEDLDRMLREQEREGDPMANFIKKSKAKESKNKKVRPRYNGPAPPPNRFNIWPGYRWDGVDRSNGFEQKRFARLASKKAVEELAYKWSVEDM; this is encoded by the exons ATGCGGATTGTGGATGATGATGTGAGCTGGACAGCTATCTCTACCACTAAaccagaaaaggaggaagaagatgatGGAGATTTGCCTGTG GTGGCTGAGTTTGTGGATGAACGGCCGGAAGAGGTCAAACAGATGGAGGCCTTTCGCTCCAGTGCCAAATGGAAGCTCCTAGGAG GTCACGATGAAGACCTACCTTCACAAGGGCGTTTCCGTCACAACAGCCCGGATCCTTCTCCTCCCAGGAGAATCCATGATGACACCTCGGATCCATCTTCTCCCAGGAGGGTCCGTCACGACACCCCCGATCATTCCCCTCCCAGAAGAATCCGTCACGACACCCCCGATCCTTCCCCACCCAGGAGAATCCGTCACGACACTCCAGATCCTTCTCCCAGGAGGGCCCGTCACGACACCCCGGATCCTTCTCCTCCCAGGAGGGCCCGTCACGACACCCCGGATCCTTCCCCTCCCAGGAGGGCCCGTCACGACACCCCGGATCCTTCCCCTCCCAGGAGAGCCCGTCACGACACCCTGGATCCTTCCCCTCCCAGGAGGGCCCGTCACGACACCCCGGATCCTTCCCCTCCCAGGAGGGCCCGTCACGACACCCCGGATCCTTCCCCTCCCAGGAGGGCCCGTCACGACACCCCGGATCCTTCTCCTCCCAGGAAGCCTTCAGCTGTGTTTCCTAGGAGAACCCGTCGTGATTCACCAGATCCATCTCCTTCTAGGAGGACGTCTCATAATTCCTCAGATATTTCTTCCTCCAGAAGGGCCCCTGACAGCTCCCCTGATGCTTCCCAACCTAGGAAAATTCTCGGCACCTCTGACACAGGGCAGCTCAGGGGGGCCCGGCACAATTCCCCCAATTCGGCACCTGATGTCACTCACTCAGTGTCCAAAACCAAAAGTAAGAAAGGCCCAGAAAGAGCATCTAGCAAGACTTCTCCACCTTGGAATGAGCCACAGACCTCTCATTCATTACTCCCGAAGAAGAGCAAATATGAGTGTGACTCGGATCTCTCTCCGCCACGAAAAAGACAGGCAAAATCCCACTTTGGAGATAAGCAGCCGCTTGATTCTAAAG GTGACTGCCGGAAAGCCTCTGATTCCGATCTTTCTCCTCCACGGCGTAAACATCCGAGGCCTCCGGATTCTGATTCAGATCTGTCTCCTCCACGGAATAGACCTCAGCACCGAAGCTCTGATTCTGACCTCTCTCCACCAAGGAGGAAACGGGGGACCAGGTCTCCTGATTCGGATCTGTCTCCACCCAGGAGAAGTCAGCCTCCCGGAAAGCGG GCTGCACACATGTATTCTGGAGCTAAAACTGGGTTGGTGTTAACTAATGTAGAGCAAGAACAGCAGGAGCTCAAGAAACAGGACCAAGAAACCCTGGCATTTGAAG CTCAATTCCAGTTTGCTGAAACCGTATTTCGAGATAAATTTGGTCGTAAGAGGAATTTGAAACTGGAACGtttggaggagaggagaaaagcgGAGAAGGACATGGAGAGAAATGAGCAGTACGCACGATGGGGAAAAGG GCTTGCCCAGGACCGGCAACAGCAGCAGAATGTGGAGGATGCAATCAAGGAGATGCAGAAGCCTCTGGCCCGCTATATTGACGATGAAGATCTGGATCGGATGCtgagagaacaagaaagagaaggagacccCATGGCCAACTTCATCAAAAAGAGTAAGGCCAAGGAGAGCAAGAATAAGAAAG TGCGACCTCGCTACAATGGCCCAGCACCTCCTCCCAACAGATTCAATATCTGGCCTGGATATCGCTGGGATGGAGTGGACAG ATCCAATGGATTTGAACAGAAGCGCTTTGCCAGGCTTGCCagcaagaaggcagtggaagagctTGCCTACAAGTGGAGCGTTGAGGATATGTGA